In the genome of Limnochordia bacterium, one region contains:
- a CDS encoding YbaB/EbfC family nucleoid-associated protein produces the protein MSQMRKMMKEVKKMQDQMLKLQEEVAQKTVEATAGGGVVKVVANGNLEIVGIEIAKDIIDPEDADMLQDLVMAAVNEAIRSAQEMSSQAMQAVTGGMNIPGLEGMF, from the coding sequence ATGAGTCAGATGCGAAAGATGATGAAAGAAGTCAAGAAGATGCAGGATCAAATGTTAAAACTACAGGAGGAAGTCGCCCAAAAAACTGTTGAAGCTACAGCTGGGGGCGGAGTCGTTAAGGTGGTCGCAAATGGAAACCTGGAGATAGTTGGCATAGAGATCGCAAAGGATATTATAGATCCGGAAGACGCTGATATGCTACAGGACCTAGTGATGGCAGCGGTTAATGAAGCAATTCGTAGCGCTCAGGAAATGTCCAGTCAGGCCATGCAGGCTGTTACCGGCGGAATGAATATCCCTGGACTGGAAGGCATGTTTTAA